The Pocillopora verrucosa isolate sample1 chromosome 14, ASM3666991v2, whole genome shotgun sequence genome has a segment encoding these proteins:
- the LOC131776487 gene encoding alpha-(1,3)-fucosyltransferase 10-like isoform X2, which yields MAVSGSWISYRKFVVLCLALTILLLSTNIFLSFDDDETFFDEGGEVIQSWSVDAVGIKETEDKIFNFLEVDENWNERYSEEVYYDSIDHTLKNLRKPAAYAAKYKLPIIIWWTSFTHGNDIKRCKLGECYFTEARKFKTHPRTQAFLFYGTYFTPTDLPLPRLGHHEWGLFHEESPKNNPLLHHDTTIELFNHTATFRRSSDYPLITQMLSSIPELLKKPRFDIHEKSTYDLASVVYVQSGCNPPSDRDEFVTELMKFIKIDSYGACLHNKDLPEAFKSPLTMDDDGFHDIIAKYKFTLAFENAICEDYVTEKLWRPLVLGSVPIYKGSPSIQDWMPNNHTIINVDDFKSPKDLANFIKKLDKNDKEYAKYLEFKDQGITNERLLSFMKNRPWGTSYEEQNYVTGFECFVCDRIHENLKRKAAGQVENKYFASQEHYGCPRPEKYNFAHSSNHDSDGQRDLWWQEYDQSVRDSQKLNHHVKSNWYF from the exons ATGGCGGTGAGCGGATCCTGGATTTCCTACCGAAAATTTGTTGTCTTGTGTTTGGCGCTTACGATACTTCTGCTATCCACTAATATTTTTTTGAGCTTCGATGATGATGAAACCTTCTTTGATGAAGGTGGAGAGGTGATCCAATCATGGAGTGTGGACGCTGTTGGAATCAAGGAAACGGAAgataaaatattcaattttctaGAGGTGGATGAAAATTGGAATGAACGATATTCTGAAG AAGTTTACTATGATAGCATTGACCACACCTTGAAAAACCTGCGCAAGCCTGCAGCATATGCAGCCAAGTACAAATTGCCCATAATTATCTGGTGGACCTCTTTTACACATGGAAATGATATCAAGAGATGTAAACTTGGGGAGTGCTATTTCACAGAGGCACGCAAATTTAAAACACATCCAAGAACCCAGGCTTTTCTGTTCTATGGTACATATTTCACTCCAACAGACCTTCCATTGCCAAGGCTTG GACACCATGAATGGGGCCTGTTCCATGAAGAATCCCCAAAAAACAACCCCCTTCTCCACCATGATACTACCATTGAACTTTTTAACCACACTGCTACATTTCGGAGATCATCAGATTACCCATTAATCACTCAAATGCTGTCATCTATACCTGAATTATTGAAGAAGCCAAGGTTTGACATCCATGAGAAGAGCACTTATGATCTTGCATCAGTTGTGTATGTCCAGAGCGGATGTAATCCACCCTCTGACAGAGATGAATTTGTGACAGAGCTaatgaaatttataaaaatagACTCCTATGGGGCCTGCTTGCACAATAAAGATCTTCCAGAAGCATTTAAGAGTCCTTTAACCATGGATGATGATGGTTTCCATGATATTATTGCAAAGTATAAGTTTACATTGGCCTTTGAGAATGCAATTTGTGAAGACTACGTAACTGAAAAACTCTGGAGACCTCTTGTCTTAGGGTCTGTGCCAATTTATAAAGGATCACCAAGCATCCAGGACTGGATGCCAAATAATCACACTATTATAAATGTGGATGATTTCAAAAGTCCAAAGGATCTGGCTAATTTCATTAAAAAGCTggataaaaatgataaagaatATGCCAAGTACTTAGAATTTAAAGATCAAGGAATTACTAATGAGAGACTATTATCGTTCATGAAAAACCGACCATGGGGGACATCCTATGAGGAACAGAACTATGTTACAGGATTTGAGTGTTTTGTTTGTGATAGaattcatgaaaatttaaagcgCAAAGCAGCAGGTCAAGTGGAAAATAAGTATTTTGCCTCTCAAGAACATTATGGCTGCCCAAGACCAGAAAAGTACAATTTTGCTCATTCATCTAACCATGATAGTGATGGTCAGAGAGATCTTTGGTGGCAGGAGTATGATCAAAGTGTGAGAGATTCACAGAAACTGAACCACCATGTTAAATCTAACTGGtacttttaa
- the LOC131776498 gene encoding mortality factor 4-like protein 1: MPPKLKFGEGERILCYHGPLIYEAKCMKGQMKDKVTRYLIHYNGWNKNWDEWVPENRVLKFNEANLQKQRELREQNLKSKKSRKRTDKQGGDSEKPLKRESVVDAPGPARKKRSRIVNPIESDENYISRVDVKITIPDDLKQWLIDDWDLVTRQKQLVPIPRKKNIKEILDEYIKSRTANPDEGFKPGVVQEVADGIQEYFNVMLGTQLLYKFERTQYGDILAEHTNLPMSHLYGAEHLLRLFVKLGNALSFSNLDEKSVQFVVTHIQDFLDYLSKKADSLFTTDYETATPEYHRRAAT, encoded by the exons ATGCCTCCTAAATTGAAATTTGGCGAAGGAGAACGTATTCTATGCTACCACGGTCCTTTGATATACGAAGCAAAGTGTATGAAAGGGCAGATGAAGGATAAAGTGACAAGATATCTCATTCATTACAATGGTTGGAACAAAAATTGGGACGAGTGGGTACCGGAAAATCGGGTGCTCAAATTTAACGAGGCTAATCTTCAAAAACAGAGGGAGCTCAGAGAACAAAACTT aaaaagcaagaaatcaaGAAAGAGAACAGATAAACAAGGAGGGGACAGTGAGAAACCTTTGAAACGCGAGTCAGTTGTAGATGCCCCTGGGCCAGCACGGAAAAAGAGATCAAGGATAGTTAATCCAATAGAAAGTGATGAAAACTACATATCACGTGTTGATGTAAAAATAACTATTCCAGATGATCTCAAACAATGGCTCATAGATGACTGGGATCTTGTTACTCGGCAAAAACAGCTTGTCCCTATTCCAAGgaaaaagaatattaaagaaattttggatGAATACATAAAATCACGAACTGCTAATCCTGATGAAGGGTTCAAGCCAGGAGTTGTTCAAGAGGTTGCAGATGGTATTCAGGAGTATTTTAATGTTATGCTTGGAACACAGTTGCTCTATAAGTTTGAAAGGACTCAGTATGGCGATATTCTTGCTGAACACACAAATCTTCCCATGTCTCATTTATATGGTGCAGAACACTTGCTTAGACTTTTCGTGAAGTTAGGGAATGCCTTGTCTTTTTCCAACTTGGATGAAAAAAGTGTTCAATTTGTGGTTACGCACATTCAAGACTTCCTAGACTATCTGTCAAAGAAAGCAGATAGTTTGTTTACCACAGACTATGAGACTGCCACACCAGAGTACCATCGCAGGGCAGCAACGTGA
- the LOC131776487 gene encoding alpha-(1,3)-fucosyltransferase 10-like isoform X1, translated as MAVSGSWISYRKFVVLCLALTILLLSTNIFLSFDDDETFFDEGGEVIQSWSVDAVGIKETEDKIFNFLEVDENWNERYSEEEVYYDSIDHTLKNLRKPAAYAAKYKLPIIIWWTSFTHGNDIKRCKLGECYFTEARKFKTHPRTQAFLFYGTYFTPTDLPLPRLGHHEWGLFHEESPKNNPLLHHDTTIELFNHTATFRRSSDYPLITQMLSSIPELLKKPRFDIHEKSTYDLASVVYVQSGCNPPSDRDEFVTELMKFIKIDSYGACLHNKDLPEAFKSPLTMDDDGFHDIIAKYKFTLAFENAICEDYVTEKLWRPLVLGSVPIYKGSPSIQDWMPNNHTIINVDDFKSPKDLANFIKKLDKNDKEYAKYLEFKDQGITNERLLSFMKNRPWGTSYEEQNYVTGFECFVCDRIHENLKRKAAGQVENKYFASQEHYGCPRPEKYNFAHSSNHDSDGQRDLWWQEYDQSVRDSQKLNHHVKSNWYF; from the exons ATGGCGGTGAGCGGATCCTGGATTTCCTACCGAAAATTTGTTGTCTTGTGTTTGGCGCTTACGATACTTCTGCTATCCACTAATATTTTTTTGAGCTTCGATGATGATGAAACCTTCTTTGATGAAGGTGGAGAGGTGATCCAATCATGGAGTGTGGACGCTGTTGGAATCAAGGAAACGGAAgataaaatattcaattttctaGAGGTGGATGAAAATTGGAATGAACGATATTCTGAAG AAGAAGTTTACTATGATAGCATTGACCACACCTTGAAAAACCTGCGCAAGCCTGCAGCATATGCAGCCAAGTACAAATTGCCCATAATTATCTGGTGGACCTCTTTTACACATGGAAATGATATCAAGAGATGTAAACTTGGGGAGTGCTATTTCACAGAGGCACGCAAATTTAAAACACATCCAAGAACCCAGGCTTTTCTGTTCTATGGTACATATTTCACTCCAACAGACCTTCCATTGCCAAGGCTTG GACACCATGAATGGGGCCTGTTCCATGAAGAATCCCCAAAAAACAACCCCCTTCTCCACCATGATACTACCATTGAACTTTTTAACCACACTGCTACATTTCGGAGATCATCAGATTACCCATTAATCACTCAAATGCTGTCATCTATACCTGAATTATTGAAGAAGCCAAGGTTTGACATCCATGAGAAGAGCACTTATGATCTTGCATCAGTTGTGTATGTCCAGAGCGGATGTAATCCACCCTCTGACAGAGATGAATTTGTGACAGAGCTaatgaaatttataaaaatagACTCCTATGGGGCCTGCTTGCACAATAAAGATCTTCCAGAAGCATTTAAGAGTCCTTTAACCATGGATGATGATGGTTTCCATGATATTATTGCAAAGTATAAGTTTACATTGGCCTTTGAGAATGCAATTTGTGAAGACTACGTAACTGAAAAACTCTGGAGACCTCTTGTCTTAGGGTCTGTGCCAATTTATAAAGGATCACCAAGCATCCAGGACTGGATGCCAAATAATCACACTATTATAAATGTGGATGATTTCAAAAGTCCAAAGGATCTGGCTAATTTCATTAAAAAGCTggataaaaatgataaagaatATGCCAAGTACTTAGAATTTAAAGATCAAGGAATTACTAATGAGAGACTATTATCGTTCATGAAAAACCGACCATGGGGGACATCCTATGAGGAACAGAACTATGTTACAGGATTTGAGTGTTTTGTTTGTGATAGaattcatgaaaatttaaagcgCAAAGCAGCAGGTCAAGTGGAAAATAAGTATTTTGCCTCTCAAGAACATTATGGCTGCCCAAGACCAGAAAAGTACAATTTTGCTCATTCATCTAACCATGATAGTGATGGTCAGAGAGATCTTTGGTGGCAGGAGTATGATCAAAGTGTGAGAGATTCACAGAAACTGAACCACCATGTTAAATCTAACTGGtacttttaa
- the LOC131776572 gene encoding uncharacterized protein isoform X2 — protein MCRNCALPEWGEPIKVPVGELPQFFAKQISWNFERLNYGGGAIMETVSGRPERPSVTGRLGCRLREGIQPPTRGKRTERYLLVSECLYCPGKRYGCTPRANCTGKRRNCYAMCKVTVYADVPDVAEVSFSGSHGSGNVTDPSLHRSPHDPKRRRLAEDDSIDQTQRWKESDRPTMVESLSSDGPNLNHPSTNVVTVDVGQNVILTGSNVDVVNPHNNSSSPEIVLWTSSAGEHPGSHQTSASWANSNGSSSSGQSTPSTPLNTPLSVPGLTLQSPTHTNARGAPPKAPGLNSQSIRVCPGPKSSIGQPLSPSWRTEAKFSASKMRVNQHHDTNQEILTLKQHILILQQEHLSKISRIAELEAELQSIKENELSRLEVQLQRLEKENLKKDVRILQLEKQLQAAVFSRAKMPSSSVAVPVQHQSVSDGVPSRVHVGKSNDTTTSHVVGEKDDDEVEGKKDQEEKEMDKEDDIGDDDAHSVEV, from the exons ATGTGCCGCAATTGTGCTTTACCTGAATGGGGGGAGCCTATAAAAGTTCCTGTTGGAGAACTTCCGCAGTTTTTCGCCAAGCAAATCAGCTGGAACTTTGAGAGGCTAAACTACGGTGGAGGTGCTATTATGGAAACTGTTTCTGGCCGGCCAGAGCGTCCTTCAGTAACCGGACGGCTTGGCTGTAGATTGAGGGAAGGCATACAGCCTCCGACTAGAGGGAAACGTACTGAAAGATACCTTCTTGTGAGCGAATGTTTGTATTGTCCCGGCAAAAGGTATGGATGCACTCCTAGGGCCAACTGTACGGGGAAGCGTCGGAATTGCTACGCGATGTGCAAAGTTACAGTGTATGCCGATGTGCCTGATGTTGCTGAAGTTTCTTTCTCGGGTAGCCACGGAAGTGGGAATGTCACAGATCCTTCTTTACACAGATCTCCACATGACCCTAAAAGAAGACGGCTTGCCGAAGACGATTCCATCGATCAAACACAG AGATGGAAAGAAAGTGATCGGCCAACAATGGTAGAGTCTCTCAGTTCTGATGGACCTAACCTCAACCATCCAAGTACAAATGTGGTAACAGTTGATGTTGGGCAAAATGTTATATTGACAGGAAGTAATGTAGATGTGGTGAACCCCCATAACAATTCAAGTTCACCAGAAATTGTGCTTTGGACCTCATCAGCTGGAGAACACCCCGGTAGTCATCAAACTAGTGCCAGTTGGGCAAATAGTAATGGTTCCTCAAGTAGTGGACAAAGCACACCCAGTACGCCACTTAATACACCATTATCTGTACCAGGATTAACTCTTCAATCTCCTACACATACTAATGCCAGAGGGGCTCCACCCAAGGCGCCTGGATTAAATTCACAATCGATTAGAGTCTGTCCAGGGCCAAAGAGCAGTATAGGACAGCCCCTGTCTCCATCATGGAGAACAGAGGCAAAGTTTTCAGCATCAAAGATGCGTGTAAATCAA CACCATGACACGAATCAAGAAATCCTTACATTAAAGCAACACATTCTCATACTTCAGCAAGAACATTTAAGCAAAATCTCTCGCATAGCTGAACTGGAAGCTGAGCTTCAAAGCATTAAG GAAAATGAACTTTCCAGACTAGAGGTCCAATTGCAAAGATTGGagaaggaaaacctgaaaaaagatGTTAGGATTCTCCAGCTTGAGAAACAATTGCAAGCAGCTGTATTCTCTAGAGCAAAA ATGCCGTCAAGCTCAGTGGCAGTCCCTGTGCAGCATCAGTCAGTTTCAGATGGTGTCCCTTCACGTGTGCATGTCGGTAAATCCAATGATACCACAACATCTCATGTGGTGGGTGagaaagatgatgatgaagtggagggaaaaaaagatcaggaagagaaagaaatggACAAGGAAGATGATATTGGAGATGACGATGCACATAGTGTAGAAGTATAG
- the LOC131776572 gene encoding uncharacterized protein isoform X1, which yields MCRNCALPEWGEPIKVPVGELPQFFAKQISWNFERLNYGGGAIMETVSGRPERPSVTGRLGCRLREGIQPPTRGKRTERYLLVSECLYCPGKRYGCTPRANCTGKRRNCYAMCKVTVYADVPDVAEVSFSGSHGSGNVTDPSLHRSPHDPKRRRLAEDDSIDQTQRWKESDRPTMVESLSSDGPNLNHPSTNVVTVDVGQNVILTGSNVDVVNPHNNSSSPEIVLWTSSAGEHPGSHQTSASWANSNGSSSSGQSTPSTPLNTPLSVPGLTLQSPTHTNARGAPPKAPGLNSQSIRVCPGPKSSIGQPLSPSWRTEAKFSASKMRVNQQHHDTNQEILTLKQHILILQQEHLSKISRIAELEAELQSIKENELSRLEVQLQRLEKENLKKDVRILQLEKQLQAAVFSRAKMPSSSVAVPVQHQSVSDGVPSRVHVGKSNDTTTSHVVGEKDDDEVEGKKDQEEKEMDKEDDIGDDDAHSVEV from the exons ATGTGCCGCAATTGTGCTTTACCTGAATGGGGGGAGCCTATAAAAGTTCCTGTTGGAGAACTTCCGCAGTTTTTCGCCAAGCAAATCAGCTGGAACTTTGAGAGGCTAAACTACGGTGGAGGTGCTATTATGGAAACTGTTTCTGGCCGGCCAGAGCGTCCTTCAGTAACCGGACGGCTTGGCTGTAGATTGAGGGAAGGCATACAGCCTCCGACTAGAGGGAAACGTACTGAAAGATACCTTCTTGTGAGCGAATGTTTGTATTGTCCCGGCAAAAGGTATGGATGCACTCCTAGGGCCAACTGTACGGGGAAGCGTCGGAATTGCTACGCGATGTGCAAAGTTACAGTGTATGCCGATGTGCCTGATGTTGCTGAAGTTTCTTTCTCGGGTAGCCACGGAAGTGGGAATGTCACAGATCCTTCTTTACACAGATCTCCACATGACCCTAAAAGAAGACGGCTTGCCGAAGACGATTCCATCGATCAAACACAG AGATGGAAAGAAAGTGATCGGCCAACAATGGTAGAGTCTCTCAGTTCTGATGGACCTAACCTCAACCATCCAAGTACAAATGTGGTAACAGTTGATGTTGGGCAAAATGTTATATTGACAGGAAGTAATGTAGATGTGGTGAACCCCCATAACAATTCAAGTTCACCAGAAATTGTGCTTTGGACCTCATCAGCTGGAGAACACCCCGGTAGTCATCAAACTAGTGCCAGTTGGGCAAATAGTAATGGTTCCTCAAGTAGTGGACAAAGCACACCCAGTACGCCACTTAATACACCATTATCTGTACCAGGATTAACTCTTCAATCTCCTACACATACTAATGCCAGAGGGGCTCCACCCAAGGCGCCTGGATTAAATTCACAATCGATTAGAGTCTGTCCAGGGCCAAAGAGCAGTATAGGACAGCCCCTGTCTCCATCATGGAGAACAGAGGCAAAGTTTTCAGCATCAAAGATGCGTGTAAATCAA CAGCACCATGACACGAATCAAGAAATCCTTACATTAAAGCAACACATTCTCATACTTCAGCAAGAACATTTAAGCAAAATCTCTCGCATAGCTGAACTGGAAGCTGAGCTTCAAAGCATTAAG GAAAATGAACTTTCCAGACTAGAGGTCCAATTGCAAAGATTGGagaaggaaaacctgaaaaaagatGTTAGGATTCTCCAGCTTGAGAAACAATTGCAAGCAGCTGTATTCTCTAGAGCAAAA ATGCCGTCAAGCTCAGTGGCAGTCCCTGTGCAGCATCAGTCAGTTTCAGATGGTGTCCCTTCACGTGTGCATGTCGGTAAATCCAATGATACCACAACATCTCATGTGGTGGGTGagaaagatgatgatgaagtggagggaaaaaaagatcaggaagagaaagaaatggACAAGGAAGATGATATTGGAGATGACGATGCACATAGTGTAGAAGTATAG